A region from the Candidatus Binatia bacterium genome encodes:
- a CDS encoding glycine betaine ABC transporter substrate-binding protein, with the protein MTLSRRRALAAIAATPLLTRCFFDSSRIRVGSKNFTESFVIAEIYAQALEAAGLEVDRLFNLGSTQIALAAMQRGNLDLYPEYTGTALIDVLHLDPIADPRAAYEIVAHAFRKRYGIVWLEPSPMNDSQGLATTRAVAQRKRLATLSDVARAAPNLRLATIQEFLARPDGLPGLQRCYGGFRFGEIRTYDIALKYRALLEGKADVATAFTTDGAIASESLVVLRDDRHFWSAYNVAPVVRGAALARRPQIARILDAVSPAITDGAARSMNAQIESRQADPADVASAFLASLGVKS; encoded by the coding sequence GTGACGCTCTCGCGCCGCCGCGCGCTCGCGGCGATCGCGGCGACGCCGCTGCTGACGCGCTGCTTCTTCGACTCGTCGCGAATCCGCGTCGGCTCGAAGAACTTCACGGAGTCGTTCGTCATCGCGGAGATCTACGCGCAGGCGCTCGAGGCCGCCGGACTGGAAGTGGATCGTCTCTTCAACCTCGGCTCGACGCAGATCGCGCTCGCCGCAATGCAGCGCGGCAACCTCGATCTCTATCCGGAGTACACCGGCACCGCGTTGATCGACGTGCTCCACCTCGATCCGATCGCCGATCCGCGCGCCGCGTACGAGATCGTCGCGCACGCGTTCCGCAAGCGTTACGGCATCGTCTGGCTCGAACCATCGCCGATGAACGACTCGCAGGGCCTGGCGACGACGCGCGCCGTCGCGCAACGTAAGCGACTCGCGACGCTCTCCGACGTCGCGCGCGCCGCGCCCAACCTCCGGCTCGCCACGATCCAGGAGTTTCTCGCGCGGCCCGACGGATTGCCCGGGCTGCAGCGATGCTACGGCGGCTTTCGCTTCGGCGAGATCCGCACGTACGACATCGCCTTGAAGTACCGCGCGCTGCTCGAAGGGAAGGCCGACGTTGCGACCGCGTTCACGACCGACGGCGCGATCGCGTCGGAGTCGCTCGTCGTCCTTCGCGACGACCGGCATTTTTGGTCGGCGTACAACGTCGCGCCGGTCGTCCGCGGCGCGGCGCTCGCGCGCCGGCCGCAGATCGCGCGCATCCTCGACGCCGTCTCGCCGGCGATCACCGATGGCGCCGCGCGCTCGATGAACGCGCAGATCGAGAGCCGGCAGGCCGATCCGGCCGACGTTGCCTCGGCGTTCCTCGCTTCGCTCGGAGTGAAGAGTTGA
- a CDS encoding ABC transporter permease, which translates to MGDFPAHVVEHLALSLSALALALCAGLPLGVLAAENAALRGAVLALAGIGRTVPSLAVLMLLLPWLGVGSAPAVIALALLAIPPIVISVDVAIRGVPVAALDAATGMGMTATQRFARVVVPFALPVSFAGLRTATTETIASATLATFIGAGGLGDEIVRGLQTDDAPLLFAGAAAVALLALGADLALGLAGRVAARA; encoded by the coding sequence ATGGGAGACTTCCCAGCTCACGTCGTCGAGCACCTCGCGCTCTCGCTCTCTGCGCTCGCGCTGGCGCTCTGCGCCGGCCTTCCGCTCGGCGTCCTCGCGGCCGAGAACGCGGCACTGCGCGGCGCCGTCCTCGCGCTCGCCGGCATCGGACGAACGGTTCCGAGCCTCGCGGTTCTCATGCTGCTCCTTCCGTGGCTCGGCGTCGGCTCTGCGCCGGCCGTCATCGCGCTCGCACTCTTGGCGATTCCGCCGATCGTCATCAGCGTGGACGTTGCGATTCGCGGCGTGCCGGTCGCCGCGCTCGACGCCGCAACGGGGATGGGCATGACGGCGACGCAGCGCTTCGCGCGCGTCGTGGTGCCGTTCGCGTTGCCGGTCTCGTTCGCGGGTCTGCGCACCGCGACGACCGAGACGATCGCAAGCGCGACGCTCGCGACCTTCATCGGCGCCGGCGGTCTCGGCGACGAGATCGTGCGGGGTCTCCAGACCGACGACGCGCCGCTGCTCTTCGCCGGCGCGGCGGCGGTCGCGCTGCTCGCGCTCGGCGCGGACCTCGCGTTGGGATTGGCCGGCAGAGTAGCGGCGCGCGCGTGA
- the ppk1 gene encoding polyphosphate kinase 1: protein MITQPQRQAPVPVATLEDPSLYISRELSWLEFNDRVLEEGLDARNPLLERLKFVAIYGTNLDEFFMIRVAAIKQQIEAQVVRRSEDGRTPTEHLAAISERLRSSLPQQMRLLNEALLPDLEREGIRLMRVAELDDETQSALERTFDDTVFPVLTPLAVDSGHPFPYISNLSLSLAVELEEATREGVELHFARVKIPPTLPRFVPVEGGPAGERRFVLLEDLIAHHLDGLFPGMHVRDSYLFRVTRDADLDLQEDEADDLLRAIESELRRRRFGEPVRLEIERGMPEYMRDFLCNSLELAAVDCYEIEGMMALSDLWQIVNLPDYESLRDKPFLPAIPRRLVGASDIFAQIRDGDILLHHPYESFDPVIQFVQQAAEDPKVLAIKATLYRTSGKNSPIVRALLTAAENEKQVAVVIELKARFDEENNIEWAKRLERAGAHVVYGFANQKVHAKTLLVVREDEDGLRRYMHFGTGNYNEKTALLYTDLSLFTCRPEIGTDDTQLFNALTGFSKVTDYEDLWVAPVTLHRELIARIDRETEHARAGRPAGIRAKINAITEGDVVRALYRASQAGVPIELLARGMCVLRPGVPGVSENIRVRSIVGRFLEHSRIYVFENGGERDVHIASADWMGRNLDRRVELAVPVLDPVMAETITSQILTVLLADNVKSRELQVDGTYRRLSPGPGEMPIDAQRVFLTQAAS from the coding sequence ATGATTACCCAGCCCCAACGGCAGGCGCCGGTTCCGGTAGCGACCCTCGAAGATCCCTCGCTCTATATCAGCCGCGAGCTCTCGTGGTTGGAGTTCAACGATCGCGTTCTCGAGGAAGGCCTCGACGCGCGCAATCCGCTGCTCGAGCGCCTGAAGTTCGTCGCGATCTACGGAACGAACCTCGACGAGTTCTTCATGATCCGCGTCGCGGCGATCAAGCAACAGATCGAGGCGCAGGTCGTCCGCCGCTCGGAAGACGGCCGAACGCCGACCGAGCATCTCGCCGCGATATCCGAACGGCTGCGCAGCTCGCTGCCGCAGCAGATGCGCCTGCTCAACGAGGCGCTGCTGCCGGATCTCGAGCGCGAGGGAATTCGCTTGATGCGCGTCGCCGAGCTCGACGACGAGACGCAGAGCGCGCTCGAGCGCACCTTCGACGACACGGTCTTTCCGGTGCTGACCCCGCTCGCGGTAGATAGCGGCCACCCGTTTCCGTACATCTCGAATCTCTCGCTCTCGCTCGCGGTCGAACTCGAAGAGGCGACGCGCGAGGGCGTCGAGCTGCACTTCGCGCGCGTCAAGATTCCACCGACGCTGCCGCGGTTCGTGCCGGTCGAAGGCGGTCCGGCCGGCGAGCGCCGCTTCGTGCTGCTCGAAGATCTCATCGCGCACCATCTCGACGGACTCTTTCCGGGGATGCACGTTCGCGATTCCTACCTCTTCCGGGTGACGCGCGATGCCGACCTCGATCTGCAGGAGGACGAGGCCGACGATCTGCTGCGCGCGATCGAGTCGGAGCTGCGCCGGCGTCGCTTCGGCGAGCCCGTGCGGCTCGAGATCGAGCGCGGCATGCCCGAGTACATGCGCGACTTTCTCTGCAACTCGCTCGAGCTCGCGGCCGTCGACTGTTACGAGATCGAAGGCATGATGGCGCTCAGCGATCTCTGGCAGATCGTCAACCTGCCGGATTACGAGTCGCTGCGCGACAAGCCGTTTCTGCCCGCGATACCGAGGCGGCTCGTCGGCGCGAGCGATATCTTCGCGCAGATCCGCGACGGCGACATTCTGCTCCACCACCCCTACGAGTCGTTCGATCCGGTCATCCAGTTCGTCCAGCAGGCAGCCGAGGATCCGAAGGTGCTCGCAATCAAGGCGACGCTCTACCGCACGTCGGGCAAGAACTCGCCGATCGTCCGCGCGCTGCTCACCGCGGCCGAGAACGAGAAACAGGTCGCCGTCGTCATCGAGCTCAAGGCGCGCTTCGACGAAGAGAACAACATCGAGTGGGCGAAGCGGCTCGAGCGCGCCGGCGCGCACGTCGTCTACGGCTTCGCAAATCAGAAGGTGCACGCCAAGACGCTCTTGGTCGTGCGAGAAGACGAAGACGGCCTGCGGCGCTACATGCACTTCGGCACGGGCAACTACAACGAGAAGACGGCCCTGCTCTACACCGATCTCAGCCTCTTCACGTGCCGGCCCGAAATCGGGACCGACGACACGCAGCTCTTCAACGCGCTCACCGGCTTCTCGAAGGTCACCGACTACGAGGATCTCTGGGTCGCGCCGGTCACGCTCCACCGCGAGCTGATCGCGCGCATCGATCGCGAGACCGAGCACGCGCGCGCGGGCCGGCCCGCGGGAATTCGCGCGAAGATCAACGCGATCACCGAGGGCGACGTCGTTCGCGCGCTCTACCGCGCTTCGCAGGCCGGCGTGCCGATCGAGCTGCTCGCGCGCGGCATGTGCGTGCTGCGCCCCGGCGTCCCCGGCGTGAGCGAGAACATCCGCGTGCGCAGCATCGTCGGCCGTTTCCTCGAGCACTCGCGCATCTACGTCTTCGAGAACGGCGGCGAGCGCGACGTGCACATCGCGAGCGCCGATTGGATGGGCCGCAATCTCGATCGCCGCGTCGAGTTGGCCGTGCCGGTCCTCGATCCGGTCATGGCCGAGACGATCACGTCGCAGATTCTCACGGTGCTGCTCGCCGACAACGTCAAGAGCCGCGAACTTCAGGTGGACGGCACGTATCGCCGCCTATCGCCCGGTCCGGGCGAGATGCCGATCGACGCGCAGCGCGTCTTTCTTACGCAGGCGGCTTCGTAG
- a CDS encoding EVE domain-containing protein, which produces MPRYWLFKTEPSAYSFEQLRADKTTPWTGVRNFTARNNMMEMRAGDKGLFYHSSIAEPAAVGTCEVVTTAYPDFTQFDRSSEYFDGRAKPDKPIWFMVDVAFQRAFEHPVTLARMRAEPRLVGMALLRRGQRLSVQPVMPHEWKIVLELATKPPA; this is translated from the coding sequence ATGCCCCGCTATTGGCTCTTCAAAACCGAACCCAGCGCCTACTCGTTCGAACAACTCCGCGCCGACAAGACCACGCCCTGGACGGGCGTGCGCAATTTCACCGCGCGCAACAACATGATGGAGATGCGCGCCGGCGATAAGGGGCTCTTCTACCACTCCAGCATCGCCGAGCCGGCCGCCGTCGGCACCTGCGAGGTCGTCACGACGGCCTATCCCGACTTCACGCAGTTCGATCGCAGCAGCGAGTACTTCGACGGGCGCGCCAAGCCCGACAAGCCGATCTGGTTCATGGTGGACGTCGCCTTCCAGCGCGCGTTCGAGCATCCGGTGACGCTGGCGCGCATGCGCGCCGAGCCGCGTTTGGTCGGAATGGCGCTGCTGCGGCGCGGTCAGCGGCTCTCCGTGCAGCCGGTGATGCCGCACGAATGGAAGATCGTCCTCGAGCTCGCTACGAAGCCGCCTGCGTAA
- a CDS encoding cupin domain-containing protein, which yields MRERVIRSTPHGWEGIEATGYTPDAPGTGVARHTLVGSRKSNPAEPGPRMELRYFEVQPGAASRLEKHEHEHYVIVRRGLGYAILGDTATEIGPNDVIYVGPLELHQFVNRADEPFGFYCFVDTCRDFSQEATPEELARLAASPAGAVAKPYAVPPPAKR from the coding sequence ATGCGCGAGAGGGTTATTCGTTCGACGCCGCACGGTTGGGAGGGTATCGAGGCGACCGGCTACACGCCGGACGCGCCCGGCACCGGCGTCGCGCGCCACACGCTCGTCGGCTCGCGAAAGAGCAATCCGGCCGAGCCCGGCCCGCGAATGGAGCTCCGTTACTTTGAGGTGCAACCCGGGGCGGCGTCGCGCCTCGAGAAGCACGAGCACGAGCATTACGTGATCGTTCGCCGCGGTCTCGGATACGCGATTCTCGGCGACACCGCAACGGAGATCGGGCCGAACGACGTCATCTACGTCGGTCCGCTCGAGTTGCACCAGTTCGTCAATCGCGCAGACGAACCGTTTGGCTTTTATTGCTTCGTCGATACGTGCCGCGACTTCTCGCAAGAGGCGACGCCGGAGGAATTAGCGCGTCTCGCCGCATCGCCGGCCGGTGCCGTCGCGAAACCGTACGCCGTTCCACCGCCCGCGAAGCGCTGA
- a CDS encoding sulfurtransferase: MDWTTIVSPRELHERLGDPAIVIFDCRHSLADHSLGRRLYDESHVPGAFFADAETDLAGPKTGTNGRHPLPDPERFARFLRDAGVDDATQIVAYDEGGDFFATRLWFLARWIGHDRVAVLDGGLDAWLRLGYSVTSDAPAPREGTLTIALRPELVVDAAYVLEHLESPAMQLLDARSKERFLGENESVDPQGGHIPGARSRWFAANYNADGTFKSPQALREEFARAGLDPKRTVHQCGSGLSASVGLFAMEHAGLTGSRLYNGSWSEWIADPTRPIATGE, from the coding sequence GTGGACTGGACGACGATCGTCTCGCCGCGGGAACTGCACGAACGGCTCGGCGATCCGGCCATCGTCATCTTCGACTGCCGTCACTCGCTCGCCGATCACTCGCTGGGGCGCAGGCTCTACGACGAGTCGCACGTGCCGGGCGCCTTCTTTGCGGACGCCGAGACCGATCTCGCCGGACCGAAGACCGGCACGAACGGACGCCATCCGCTCCCCGACCCCGAGCGCTTCGCGCGCTTTCTACGCGATGCAGGCGTCGACGACGCGACGCAGATCGTCGCCTACGACGAAGGCGGCGACTTCTTTGCAACGCGCCTCTGGTTTCTCGCGCGCTGGATCGGTCACGATCGCGTCGCCGTGCTCGACGGCGGCTTGGACGCCTGGCTGCGGCTCGGCTACTCCGTCACCTCGGACGCGCCGGCGCCGCGCGAAGGAACGCTGACGATCGCGCTCCGCCCCGAACTCGTCGTGGATGCCGCATACGTGCTCGAACATCTCGAATCGCCGGCGATGCAGCTGCTCGACGCGCGCTCGAAAGAGCGGTTCCTCGGCGAGAACGAATCGGTGGACCCGCAAGGCGGGCACATCCCCGGGGCGCGCAGCCGCTGGTTCGCCGCGAACTACAACGCGGACGGCACGTTCAAGTCGCCGCAAGCGTTGCGCGAAGAATTCGCGCGCGCCGGCCTCGATCCGAAGCGCACCGTGCATCAGTGCGGCTCCGGGCTCTCCGCGAGCGTCGGTCTCTTCGCGATGGAACACGCCGGCCTTACCGGCTCGCGTCTCTATAACGGATCCTGGAGTGAGTGGATCGCCGATCCCACGCGCCCGATCGCAACGGGAGAGTAA
- a CDS encoding glutaredoxin domain-containing protein: MDFREEIAGEIAANTILVYGKGTKSAPRCGFTLETIEFFNRFGYPFEVIDVLENVPKREALAEMTNWPTLPKVFIGGTFYGDTDILGPMAESGELQTTLAEAFGGAPPAPKETINLR, encoded by the coding sequence ATGGATTTTCGAGAAGAGATCGCCGGCGAGATCGCCGCAAACACGATCCTCGTCTACGGGAAGGGAACGAAGAGCGCGCCGCGCTGCGGCTTCACGCTCGAGACGATCGAGTTCTTCAATCGCTTCGGCTACCCGTTCGAGGTGATCGACGTGCTCGAGAACGTGCCGAAACGCGAGGCGCTCGCCGAGATGACGAACTGGCCGACGCTTCCGAAAGTCTTCATCGGCGGCACGTTCTACGGCGACACGGACATTCTCGGGCCGATGGCGGAGAGCGGCGAGCTGCAGACGACGCTTGCGGAGGCGTTCGGCGGCGCTCCGCCGGCGCCGAAAGAGACGATCAACCTCCGCTAA
- a CDS encoding BolA/IbaG family iron-sulfur metabolism protein, which translates to MIENDALTSLIRAELPDAEVGIVDRTGTMDHFNVVVRSKEFTGKSLIEQHQLVYGALKAALKDGRVHAVELTTIVAQE; encoded by the coding sequence GTGATCGAGAACGACGCGCTGACGAGCCTCATCCGAGCCGAACTTCCCGATGCCGAGGTCGGCATCGTCGACCGCACCGGCACGATGGACCACTTTAACGTCGTCGTCCGCTCGAAAGAATTTACGGGAAAGAGCCTCATCGAACAGCACCAGCTCGTCTACGGCGCGCTGAAGGCCGCGCTCAAAGACGGCCGCGTTCACGCCGTCGAATTAACGACGATCGTCGCCCAGGAGTAA
- a CDS encoding TonB-dependent receptor yields the protein MLHILIAACCLVGGSVHAPSGAPIAHAAVTLRGPQSAATTTDAKGAFSVEIPPGRYDLSVVARGFAAVTVNTGDVGDGTHLDIVLEPSDTPKLRTIGQVSVNGGFTLNRNVIPEMDVSRAQMDALGYTQVLEALQQVPSVIVQRPDAGAPTTPAVVSLRGPDPSEAMVTLDGQQLNDGNTGDIDLSQFGVPAFNAVTVTEGLGPTDAEGSNTFGGAVNLISVRPTQQQHLDISTSAGSYGTTQSWLNATGTIGKLGYALAGNDFQSIGQVNQYSWVVPSNNMPAYCGPQTATKTPNCPVQVHLGSSIAAMLGLVNLDYNFSQRSDLGFRLFTLGDNRDESSALNGIAGNPTCVFSGPGPACAFSPSSGSPNEVANPVYGYNVGQGSANFAQSVRAYDTYSRVPIGAGTLLADFYASDNNVDFEGGGVSPYDVSHLDKRYNEGLSWGRTFDESEFAFGGYSRQESLTGLGITQTLSQSIMSYFFRGSQQLGSNVRLSGGLYDADYSTFGNTLNWRLGLSGDIGTSSVLRFSVGTGFRPPLLAERYFFPPVLVDGKLQPNPAAGPVDSNCVAPNGNPNELAEHATEYELGFSHLFSSRSNLDVSVYRSNLRDTIENFYPGGGAESFCNTALGFAYEIPINIGNAVYEGAEARYKELFPRLNLTVTLAYGLNVAYPYALGPWVSNPTSGGTLVDNEQFLGVPQQQGSAAFIWAYQGWHASTALTFSGWNNTLNQPPYTLVDAAVGRNFGRLDFTIAGTNIFNAVSGPFTRYDAGTPYRGLYAGPSDTSYVGNFPTDALYVQPAAVKFIVTFHG from the coding sequence ATGCTGCATATCCTCATCGCTGCTTGCTGCCTCGTCGGAGGAAGCGTCCACGCGCCGAGCGGCGCGCCCATCGCCCACGCCGCGGTTACCCTGCGCGGCCCCCAGAGCGCCGCGACGACGACCGACGCCAAAGGCGCCTTCTCGGTGGAGATTCCGCCAGGACGCTACGACCTCAGCGTCGTCGCCCGCGGCTTTGCGGCGGTGACGGTGAACACCGGCGATGTCGGCGACGGAACGCATCTCGACATCGTTCTCGAACCGAGCGACACGCCGAAGCTGCGCACGATCGGACAGGTCTCCGTCAACGGCGGCTTCACGCTCAATCGCAACGTCATCCCCGAGATGGACGTCTCGCGCGCGCAGATGGACGCGCTGGGCTACACGCAGGTCCTCGAAGCGCTGCAGCAGGTGCCGTCGGTGATCGTGCAGCGCCCCGATGCGGGCGCGCCGACGACGCCCGCCGTCGTCTCGCTGCGCGGGCCCGATCCGTCCGAAGCGATGGTGACGCTCGACGGGCAGCAGCTCAACGACGGCAACACCGGCGACATCGATCTCTCGCAGTTCGGCGTCCCGGCATTCAACGCGGTGACCGTAACCGAAGGCCTCGGCCCGACCGACGCCGAGGGCAGCAACACGTTCGGCGGCGCGGTGAACCTCATCTCGGTCCGACCGACGCAGCAGCAGCATCTCGACATCTCGACCTCGGCCGGTTCGTACGGAACGACGCAGAGCTGGCTCAACGCGACCGGGACGATCGGCAAGCTCGGCTACGCGCTCGCCGGTAACGACTTCCAATCGATCGGCCAGGTGAATCAGTACTCCTGGGTCGTGCCGTCGAACAACATGCCGGCCTACTGCGGACCGCAGACGGCGACGAAGACGCCGAACTGCCCCGTCCAGGTGCATCTCGGGTCGTCGATCGCGGCGATGCTCGGTCTCGTCAATCTCGATTACAATTTCTCGCAGCGATCCGATCTCGGGTTCCGCCTCTTCACGCTCGGCGACAATCGGGACGAGTCGTCCGCGCTCAACGGCATCGCGGGCAACCCGACCTGCGTATTCAGCGGACCGGGGCCGGCGTGCGCCTTCTCGCCAAGCTCGGGCTCGCCGAACGAGGTCGCCAATCCGGTCTACGGTTATAACGTCGGCCAGGGGAGCGCGAACTTCGCGCAGAGCGTACGCGCCTACGATACCTACTCGCGCGTGCCGATCGGCGCGGGAACGCTGCTCGCCGACTTCTACGCGAGCGACAACAACGTTGACTTCGAGGGCGGCGGCGTCTCGCCATACGACGTCTCGCATCTCGACAAGCGATATAACGAAGGCCTGTCGTGGGGCAGAACGTTCGACGAGAGCGAGTTCGCCTTCGGCGGCTACTCGCGGCAAGAGTCGCTGACGGGGCTCGGCATCACGCAGACGCTCTCGCAGAGCATCATGTCGTATTTCTTCCGCGGCTCGCAGCAGCTCGGCAGCAACGTTCGCCTCTCGGGCGGCCTCTACGACGCCGACTACTCGACCTTCGGCAACACGCTGAACTGGCGGCTCGGGTTGAGCGGCGACATCGGAACGTCGAGCGTCCTGCGCTTCTCGGTCGGAACCGGTTTCCGTCCGCCGCTGCTTGCCGAGCGCTACTTCTTCCCGCCGGTTCTCGTGGACGGGAAACTCCAGCCCAATCCCGCGGCCGGCCCGGTAGATTCCAACTGCGTCGCGCCCAACGGCAATCCGAACGAACTGGCCGAGCACGCGACCGAGTACGAACTGGGTTTCTCGCATCTCTTCTCGTCGCGTTCGAATCTCGACGTCTCGGTCTATCGCTCGAACTTGCGAGACACGATCGAGAACTTCTACCCGGGCGGCGGCGCAGAGAGTTTCTGCAACACCGCGCTCGGCTTCGCTTACGAGATCCCGATCAATATCGGCAACGCCGTCTACGAGGGCGCGGAGGCACGCTACAAGGAGCTATTCCCGCGGCTCAACCTGACGGTGACGCTCGCCTACGGGCTCAACGTCGCCTATCCGTACGCGCTCGGGCCGTGGGTCTCCAACCCGACGTCGGGCGGCACGCTCGTCGATAACGAACAGTTCCTCGGCGTTCCGCAGCAGCAGGGCTCGGCGGCCTTCATCTGGGCCTACCAGGGCTGGCACGCCTCGACCGCGTTGACGTTCTCCGGCTGGAACAACACGCTCAATCAGCCGCCGTACACGCTCGTCGATGCCGCGGTCGGCAGAAACTTCGGGCGCCTCGACTTCACGATCGCGGGAACGAACATCTTCAACGCGGTCTCGGGTCCGTTCACGCGCTACGATGCGGGCACGCCGTATCGCGGCCTCTACGCCGGTCCGTCGGACACGAGTTACGTCGGGAACTTCCCGACCGACGCGCTCTACGTTCAACCGGCCGCGGTGAAGTTTATCGTCACCTTCCACGGCTGA
- a CDS encoding zinc-binding dehydrogenase — MRALRLHEVGGPQNLHVDEVGVPTIRDDEALVRIRAAALNRRDLFVTQGLYPGINLPVTLGSDGAGEIAALGAVFGDLKVGDEVVINPMLGWGDDERVWDAERSSILGMPRDGTFAQYVAVPAENVRAKPKGLSMEEAAAIPLAGLTAYRALCARGALRRGETVLIAGVGGGVQTFVLLFAKHAGARAIVTSSSDEKLERAKALGADVAVNYATNPKWAKLLREETVDLVVDSSGGDTLREALSVVRPGGRIVVYGGTQGDATIKPFPLFWKHVTILGTSMGSPRDFDAMLALFDDGLRPVVDRVYELDDAVAAFERLAESSQFGKLVLTP; from the coding sequence ATGCGAGCGTTGCGCCTGCACGAGGTCGGCGGTCCGCAGAACCTGCACGTCGACGAGGTGGGCGTTCCGACGATACGCGATGACGAAGCGCTCGTGCGAATACGCGCTGCGGCGCTCAATCGCCGCGACCTCTTCGTAACGCAGGGGCTCTATCCGGGAATCAACCTCCCCGTCACGCTCGGCTCCGACGGCGCCGGCGAGATCGCCGCGCTCGGTGCGGTCTTCGGCGACCTCAAGGTTGGCGACGAGGTCGTCATCAACCCGATGCTGGGGTGGGGCGACGACGAGCGCGTCTGGGACGCGGAGCGATCGTCGATTCTCGGCATGCCGCGCGACGGCACGTTCGCGCAGTACGTCGCCGTGCCGGCCGAGAACGTGCGCGCGAAGCCGAAGGGCCTCTCGATGGAAGAGGCCGCGGCGATTCCGCTCGCGGGATTGACCGCCTATCGCGCGCTCTGCGCGCGCGGCGCGCTCCGGCGCGGCGAGACGGTGCTGATTGCCGGCGTCGGCGGCGGCGTGCAGACGTTCGTGCTGCTCTTCGCCAAGCACGCGGGTGCGCGCGCGATCGTCACCTCGAGCAGCGACGAGAAGCTCGAGCGCGCAAAGGCGCTCGGCGCCGACGTCGCGGTAAACTACGCGACGAACCCAAAGTGGGCGAAGCTGCTGCGCGAGGAAACGGTCGATCTCGTCGTGGATTCGTCGGGCGGCGATACGCTGCGCGAGGCGCTTTCGGTCGTGCGTCCCGGCGGCCGCATCGTCGTCTACGGCGGCACGCAGGGCGACGCGACGATCAAACCCTTCCCGCTCTTCTGGAAGCACGTCACGATCCTCGGCACCTCGATGGGTAGCCCGCGCGACTTCGATGCGATGCTCGCGCTATTCGATGACGGCTTGCGGCCGGTCGTCGATCGCGTCTACGAGCTCGACGACGCGGTCGCCGCGTTCGAGCGCCTCGCCGAATCGTCGCAATTCGGTAAACTCGTTCTCACCCCGTAG
- a CDS encoding MBL fold metallo-hydrolase — translation MVTLVRAPNPSAMTLSGTNSYLIDCGNGDAIVVDPGPAISTHVDAIVAAARERGLTIRAIALTHGHADHAPAARLLAAATGAPVYAHPRSNVERDADLPLEGALRIGNVALQTIDAPGHTFDHVVFYLPQERALFTGDVILGEGTVAIAPPGGAMRPYQRTLQRLAAEFGDARTIYGGHGPAVTDARAKIAEYVAHRRMREEQILDALREAPATIPDLVKRIYSPERQVLWPAMARQVLAHLIALEEEGRVTATPLDRAMTAEEIAILNPRIEEILALDEAAVVIAELGTEMRLDTLHRYELTRE, via the coding sequence GTGGTAACGCTCGTTCGCGCGCCCAACCCGTCGGCGATGACGTTGAGCGGAACGAACTCGTACCTCATCGATTGCGGCAACGGCGATGCGATCGTCGTCGATCCCGGACCGGCGATCTCCACGCACGTCGATGCGATCGTCGCGGCCGCGCGCGAGCGCGGCCTGACGATTCGCGCGATCGCGCTGACGCACGGCCACGCCGATCACGCACCGGCCGCGAGACTACTCGCGGCGGCGACCGGCGCACCCGTCTACGCGCATCCGCGTTCGAACGTCGAGCGCGACGCCGATCTGCCGCTCGAGGGAGCGCTGCGCATCGGGAACGTCGCGCTGCAGACGATCGACGCACCCGGCCACACGTTCGACCACGTCGTCTTCTATCTGCCGCAAGAGCGCGCGCTCTTCACCGGCGACGTCATCCTCGGCGAGGGCACCGTCGCGATCGCGCCGCCGGGCGGGGCGATGCGACCCTATCAGCGCACGCTGCAGCGCCTCGCCGCCGAGTTCGGCGACGCGCGGACGATTTACGGCGGCCACGGTCCGGCGGTTACCGACGCGCGGGCGAAGATCGCCGAGTACGTCGCGCACCGGCGCATGCGCGAGGAGCAGATTCTCGACGCGCTTCGCGAGGCGCCGGCAACGATTCCCGATCTCGTCAAGCGGATCTACTCGCCGGAGCGCCAGGTGCTCTGGCCCGCGATGGCGCGCCAAGTCCTCGCCCATCTGATCGCTCTCGAAGAGGAGGGACGCGTGACCGCGACGCCGCTGGATCGGGCGATGACCGCCGAGGAAATCGCGATTCTCAATCCAAGAATTGAGGAGATCTTGGCCCTTGACGAGGCGGCCGTCGTGATCGCCGAGTTGGGAACCGAGATGCGCCTCGATACGCTGCATCGCTACGAACTGACGAGGGAATGA